Proteins from a genomic interval of Brachybacterium vulturis:
- a CDS encoding dihydrofolate reductase family protein has translation MTQRVRVQSFGVSRDGIGAGQEQTRQRPFGHVDPGELMAWAFETAHFPGRTAPGGSRGVEDRLTRDFAQGIGAEIMGRHKFGPQRGPWPDDGWTGWWGEEPPFHTPVFVLTHHPRPPLTVGETTFHFVDAALAEALALAKAAADGKDVRIGGGVTTLREFLEADLIDEMHVAIAPLEYGTGLRLWERPEELEDRFHLERITAPSGVEHCFFWRR, from the coding sequence ATGACGCAGCGCGTGCGCGTCCAGAGCTTCGGCGTCTCCCGCGACGGCATCGGCGCCGGCCAGGAGCAGACCCGGCAGCGGCCCTTCGGTCATGTCGACCCCGGAGAGCTGATGGCCTGGGCCTTCGAGACCGCGCACTTCCCCGGTCGCACGGCTCCGGGCGGCAGCCGAGGGGTGGAGGACCGGCTGACCCGTGACTTCGCCCAGGGCATCGGTGCCGAGATCATGGGTCGGCACAAGTTCGGCCCGCAGCGCGGCCCCTGGCCGGATGACGGCTGGACGGGCTGGTGGGGCGAGGAGCCGCCGTTCCACACCCCGGTGTTCGTGCTCACCCACCACCCGCGGCCCCCGCTGACCGTCGGGGAGACCACCTTCCATTTCGTGGACGCCGCTCTGGCCGAGGCACTGGCGCTGGCGAAGGCAGCCGCCGACGGGAAGGACGTGCGCATCGGCGGCGGCGTCACCACGCTGCGCGAGTTCCTCGAGGCGGATCTCATCGACGAGATGCACGTGGCGATCGCGCCGCTCGAGTACGGGACCGGGCTGCGGCTGTGGGAGCGTCCCGAGGAGCTCGAGGACCGCTTCCACCTCGAGCGGATCACCGCGCCGAGCGGCGTCGAGCACTGCTTCTTCTGGCGACGGTGA
- a CDS encoding N-acetylmannosamine-6-phosphate 2-epimerase, translating to MNPLVTALEGSLIVSCQAYPGEAMRDPRTMAQVASAVQTGGASAVRAQGLEDIRAVKAAVDVPVIGIWKDGAEGVFITPTLEHCLAVIEAGADILAVDGTLRPRPDGRSLAETVAGVREVFDGPLMADCDSAESALAAAELGVEIIGTTLAGYTGAREKTDGPDLELLAELAGTLPATSVLVAEGRVHSPAQAAAAKSTGAFAVVVGTAITHPSTITTWFRDAVAGA from the coding sequence GTCACCGCCCTTGAAGGCTCCCTGATCGTCTCCTGCCAGGCCTATCCCGGTGAGGCGATGCGCGATCCGCGCACCATGGCCCAGGTCGCCTCCGCCGTGCAGACCGGAGGGGCCTCCGCGGTGCGCGCCCAGGGCCTCGAGGACATCCGCGCCGTGAAGGCGGCAGTGGACGTGCCGGTCATCGGGATCTGGAAGGACGGCGCCGAGGGCGTGTTCATCACCCCCACCCTCGAGCACTGCCTCGCCGTGATCGAGGCGGGGGCGGACATCCTCGCCGTGGACGGCACCCTGCGGCCCCGTCCCGACGGGCGCAGCCTCGCCGAGACCGTCGCAGGTGTGCGCGAGGTCTTCGACGGTCCGCTGATGGCCGACTGCGACAGCGCGGAATCGGCGCTCGCCGCTGCGGAGCTGGGCGTCGAGATCATCGGGACCACCCTCGCGGGGTACACCGGGGCGCGGGAGAAGACCGACGGTCCGGACCTGGAGCTGCTGGCGGAGCTCGCCGGGACGCTGCCGGCCACCAGCGTGCTGGTCGCCGAGGGGCGCGTGCACAGCCCCGCCCAGGCTGCGGCGGCGAAGTCGACCGGCGCGTTCGCCGTGGTCGTCGGCACCGCGATCACGCACCCCAGCACGATCACCACCTGGTTCCGGGACGCTGTCGCCGGAGCATAG
- a CDS encoding CsbD family protein, giving the protein MSADEKFENAKDKLGGQAKEGFGKVSGDKETETEGQAQQGKAEAKDKLQDARDTVKGAAEGMFGDKDKDKRG; this is encoded by the coding sequence ATGAGCGCTGACGAGAAGTTCGAGAACGCGAAGGACAAGCTGGGCGGCCAGGCCAAGGAAGGCTTCGGCAAGGTCTCCGGCGACAAGGAGACCGAGACCGAGGGCCAGGCCCAGCAGGGCAAGGCCGAGGCCAAGGACAAGCTCCAGGACGCCCGTGACACCGTCAAGGGCGCGGCCGAGGGGATGTTCGGCGACAAGGACAAGGACAAGCGGGGCTGA